In the Choloepus didactylus isolate mChoDid1 chromosome 5, mChoDid1.pri, whole genome shotgun sequence genome, one interval contains:
- the LOC119535034 gene encoding centrosomal protein of 57 kDa isoform X2: MAAASVSATSDSHFSNILAESSRSNGNLVRHSSSPYVVYPPDKPFLNSDVRRSPNKPTFAYPESNSRAIFSALKNLQEKIRRLELERIQAEESVKTLSRETSEYKKVLDEQIQERENSKNEESKHNQELTSQLLAAENKCNLLEKQLEYMRNMIKHAEMERTSVLEKQLQTGLETNRLILEDKVSPYVPSARKIKKKKSKPPEKRGSRNYFPVQPHYRLCLGDMPFVAGKSTSPSHAVVANVQHVLHLMKQHSKALCNDRVVNNVPLAKQASSRSAKSKKLPVTPPSSSSINEELSEVLQTLQDEFGQMSFDHQQLSKLIQESPTVELKEDLECELEALVGRMEAKANQITKVRKYQAQLEKQKTEKQKKESRATKKPLDEEGNSSSRSSGTTGTTNKKDFAKLRPGEKSKKNLQLLKDMQTIQNSLQSNSLCWDY, from the exons ATGGCGGCGGCGTCGGTTTCTGCGACTTCTGATTCTCATTTCTCGAACATCCTAGCTGAATCATCAAGGTCCAATGGTAATTTGGTTCGTCATTCTTCATCTCCATATGTAGTATATCCTCCTGATAAGCCTTTTCTTAATAGTGATGTACGACGCTCTCCAAATAAGCCTACATTTGCCTATCCAGAAAGCAACAGCAGAGCCATATTTTCTGCTCTGAAGAATCTTCAAGAAAAGATTCGACGTTTGGAACTTGAAAGGattcaggcagaagaaagtgtGAAAACTTTGTCTAGAGAAACAAGTGAATATAAGAAGGTACTGGATGAACAGAtacaagaaagagagaattcaaaGAATGAAGAATCAAAGCACAATCAAGAACTGACATCTCAGTTGTTAGCtgcagaaaataaatgtaatctTTTAGAAAAACAGTTGGAATACATGAGAAATATGATAAAGCATGCTGAAATGGAGAGGACATCTGTATTAGAGAAACAG TTGCAGACTGGTCTAGAAACAAATAGACTTATCTTAGAAGATAAGGTATCTCCATATGTTCCTAgtgcaagaaaaattaaaaaaaagaagtcaaagcCACCAGAAAAGAGAGGTTCTAGGAACTATTTTCCTGTACAGCCACATTATAGACTATGCTTGGGTGATATGCCATTTGTAGCTGGAAAGTCCACCAGTCCTAGCCATGCGGTGGTAGCCAATGTTCAGCATGTCTTGCATCTAATGAAGCAACACAGTAAAGCCTTGTGCAACGATCGCGTAGTCAACAATGTTCCTTTGGCAAAGCAAGCATCTTCACGAAGTGCTAAAAGTAAGAAGCTGCCAGTAACACCTCCCTCCTCCAGCAGTATTAATGAAGAGTTGTCAGAAGTCTTGCAGACTTTACAGGATGAATTTGGGCAGATGAGCTTTGATCACCAGCAGCTATCAAAACTTATTCAGGAATCACCAACTGTTGAACTGAAAGAGGACTTAGAGTGTGAACTGGAAGCATTAGTGGGAAGGATGGAGGCAAAAGCCAATCAAATAACTAAAGTTCGAAAATATCAAGCCCAGctagagaaacagaaaacagagaagcaaAAAAAGGAATCAAGAGCCACCAAAAAGCCTCTTGATGAAGAAGGAAACAGCAGCAGCCGTTCTTCTGGAACCACAGGGACCACAAATAAGAAGGACTTTGCCAAACTGAGACctggagaaaaaagcaagaaaaatctTCAGTTATTGAAGGACATGCAAACCATACAGAATTCATTGCAAAGCAATAGTTTGTGTTGGGATTACTGA
- the LOC119535034 gene encoding centrosomal protein of 57 kDa isoform X1: MAAASVSATSDSHFSNILAESSRSNGNLVRHSSSPYVVYPPDKPFLNSDVRRSPNKPTFAYPESNSRAIFSALKNLQEKIRRLELERIQAEESVKTLSRETSEYKKVLDEQIQERENSKNEESKHNQELTSQLLAAENKCNLLEKQLEYMRNMIKHAEMERTSVLEKQVSLERERQHDQTHVQSQLEKLDILEQEYNKLTTMQAIAEKKMEELEAKLREEEQERKRMQVKAAQLQTGLETNRLILEDKVSPYVPSARKIKKKKSKPPEKRGSRNYFPVQPHYRLCLGDMPFVAGKSTSPSHAVVANVQHVLHLMKQHSKALCNDRVVNNVPLAKQASSRSAKSKKLPVTPPSSSSINEELSEVLQTLQDEFGQMSFDHQQLSKLIQESPTVELKEDLECELEALVGRMEAKANQITKVRKYQAQLEKQKTEKQKKESRATKKPLDEEGNSSSRSSGTTGTTNKKDFAKLRPGEKSKKNLQLLKDMQTIQNSLQSNSLCWDY, translated from the coding sequence ATGGCGGCGGCGTCGGTTTCTGCGACTTCTGATTCTCATTTCTCGAACATCCTAGCTGAATCATCAAGGTCCAATGGTAATTTGGTTCGTCATTCTTCATCTCCATATGTAGTATATCCTCCTGATAAGCCTTTTCTTAATAGTGATGTACGACGCTCTCCAAATAAGCCTACATTTGCCTATCCAGAAAGCAACAGCAGAGCCATATTTTCTGCTCTGAAGAATCTTCAAGAAAAGATTCGACGTTTGGAACTTGAAAGGattcaggcagaagaaagtgtGAAAACTTTGTCTAGAGAAACAAGTGAATATAAGAAGGTACTGGATGAACAGAtacaagaaagagagaattcaaaGAATGAAGAATCAAAGCACAATCAAGAACTGACATCTCAGTTGTTAGCtgcagaaaataaatgtaatctTTTAGAAAAACAGTTGGAATACATGAGAAATATGATAAAGCATGCTGAAATGGAGAGGACATCTGTATTAGAGAAACAGGTTTCCCTAGAAAGAGAACGACAACATGATCAAACACACGTTCAGAGCCAACTTGAAAAATTGGATATTCTTGAACAGGAGTATAACAAACTTACTACCATGCAGGccattgcagaaaaaaaaatggaagagttgGAAGCAAAACTCCGTGAAGAAGAACAGGAAAGGAAACGTATGCAAGTTAAGGCAGCCCAATTGCAGACTGGTCTAGAAACAAATAGACTTATCTTAGAAGATAAGGTATCTCCATATGTTCCTAgtgcaagaaaaattaaaaaaaagaagtcaaagcCACCAGAAAAGAGAGGTTCTAGGAACTATTTTCCTGTACAGCCACATTATAGACTATGCTTGGGTGATATGCCATTTGTAGCTGGAAAGTCCACCAGTCCTAGCCATGCGGTGGTAGCCAATGTTCAGCATGTCTTGCATCTAATGAAGCAACACAGTAAAGCCTTGTGCAACGATCGCGTAGTCAACAATGTTCCTTTGGCAAAGCAAGCATCTTCACGAAGTGCTAAAAGTAAGAAGCTGCCAGTAACACCTCCCTCCTCCAGCAGTATTAATGAAGAGTTGTCAGAAGTCTTGCAGACTTTACAGGATGAATTTGGGCAGATGAGCTTTGATCACCAGCAGCTATCAAAACTTATTCAGGAATCACCAACTGTTGAACTGAAAGAGGACTTAGAGTGTGAACTGGAAGCATTAGTGGGAAGGATGGAGGCAAAAGCCAATCAAATAACTAAAGTTCGAAAATATCAAGCCCAGctagagaaacagaaaacagagaagcaaAAAAAGGAATCAAGAGCCACCAAAAAGCCTCTTGATGAAGAAGGAAACAGCAGCAGCCGTTCTTCTGGAACCACAGGGACCACAAATAAGAAGGACTTTGCCAAACTGAGACctggagaaaaaagcaagaaaaatctTCAGTTATTGAAGGACATGCAAACCATACAGAATTCATTGCAAAGCAATAGTTTGTGTTGGGATTACTGA